Genomic window (Polycladomyces subterraneus):
CGGTGCATCCGGGAAGAGCTGCAGAAAGGCGATGAAGAAGGGGCGAAAAAAGTTGTGAAAGAAGCAATTCAACTGTTGGTGAAAAGCCGCTAGGCTGCTCTTATCCGTTTGGATCGAACCGTCAGGAGGAGGTGTCGCCGAAAAAACCCCCACGGGTCCGTATGCGGAAACCGCCTCGCAAGAGCGAAGGAGAGTAGTCGATATGGGCTTCGCGAAACAACAGACGATCGGTTTCACTCACTAAAAAACGCAAGCCCTCTTGTTCGATTACTTGATCCTTATTCTGGGGGGAGGTTTCTACTTGAAATCCGAACCTCCCGCCGCAAGCGACCCCGGAGTGTGTAAAACGAAGGTATACTTCTTGAGGACTTAAGCCCTTCTCCTGAAGCAATGCATGGAGTTGGCGTGCGGCGGCTCGGGTCAGTTCCAGCATAAACGGGTCTCCTTTCTCACTAGGGCGTGTCTGGTCATTCCAATCAGGGGGCAACGGATCTTCGCGGTCCTTTCAAGAAGTATTATAGATGGGGACTGTCCGTTTCAACAATACAATTTCCGGCGATAGAGCAAATAATGTATGTATAGAAAGGACAAGTCGGGCGGGTAGCGGATTATTCCTTGTGGGGAAGCGGTAAATTCGATACAATCGGGTTGCTTGCGGTATCCGCGTAAGATGTTGCCAACGAGTGGGTGATTGGATTGAACAATCAGGCCAGATACTGGACCCGGCGAATCCTGCTCCTGATCATGGCGGTGATGATCGGATTTGCCGTCTATCAAACAGTGAATCAGAAAAGCGATGATGCACCGGAAGTCGGCGATCCCGCACCGGACTTTCAGTTGACTTCTTTGGACGGAAAACCCGTCAAGCTGAGCGATTACCGTGGTCGGTATGTACTGCTCAATTTCTGGGCCACATGGTGTCCGCCTTGTCGGGAGGAAATGCCCGCATTGGAGAAGACGTACCGAGCATATCGCGATCGGGGTTGGGTCGTCCTGGGGGTCAACATCGCCGAAACGAATGTGACGGTAGGCGGGTTTGTCCGCCAGCAAGGGGTCACGTTCCCGATCGTCCTCGACTCTGATCGAAGTGTGACGGAACGCTATCATGTGGGACCGATTCCTACTTCTTATTTCATCGGACCAGATGGTCGGATTCGGAAAAAAGTGGTCCGACCGATGGATACGGGCTTTGCCCGGTTAATGGTTCAGCAAGTGATGTCTCCAGACAAATGAGCTTTTTGGTGGAGGAGGAACAACATGAGCGAAAAAGTGTATCAGGATATTGCTGCCGAGGAGTTGAGCCAAACCTTTGCGCATGAAAAGGAACGGTTTGTGGTCGTTGATGTCCGGACAGACGAGGAGTTTCAATCCGGCCACATTCCGGGGGCAATTCACATCCCCCACGATGAAATGGAAGAGCGGGCACATGAATTGGAATCGGTCAAAGACCGGGATATTTTGCTGGTCTGCAGAAGCGGACGCCGTAGCGTCATTGCCGCGTACGTTTTAGCCGACAAAGGATTTCGCCGATTGTTCAACTTAGAGGGAGGAATGTTGGAATGGACCGGACCGGTGACAACGGAGTGAAAACTAGGCTGAAGGGGCCGTTTTCCCGGGCTGTGGACCATATTACCGATCTGATCGGGAAAACGC
Coding sequences:
- a CDS encoding HesB/IscA family protein; this translates as MLELTRAAARQLHALLQEKGLSPQEVYLRFTHSGVACGGRFGFQVETSPQNKDQVIEQEGLRFLVSETDRLLFREAHIDYSPSLLRGGFRIRTRGGFFGDTSS
- the resA gene encoding thiol-disulfide oxidoreductase ResA — encoded protein: MNNQARYWTRRILLLIMAVMIGFAVYQTVNQKSDDAPEVGDPAPDFQLTSLDGKPVKLSDYRGRYVLLNFWATWCPPCREEMPALEKTYRAYRDRGWVVLGVNIAETNVTVGGFVRQQGVTFPIVLDSDRSVTERYHVGPIPTSYFIGPDGRIRKKVVRPMDTGFARLMVQQVMSPDK
- a CDS encoding rhodanese-like domain-containing protein; translation: MSEKVYQDIAAEELSQTFAHEKERFVVVDVRTDEEFQSGHIPGAIHIPHDEMEERAHELESVKDRDILLVCRSGRRSVIAAYVLADKGFRRLFNLEGGMLEWTGPVTTE